Proteins co-encoded in one Neodiprion lecontei isolate iyNeoLeco1 chromosome 3, iyNeoLeco1.1, whole genome shotgun sequence genomic window:
- the LOC124293339 gene encoding uncharacterized protein LOC124293339, with protein MINESIEFEIDRELNARDLIGTLGRKLGIYDYQTNMATFWLLDAIALEVVRWSSELNSSELGILVSWIAGEAKLIQDKQLSRTEFFQEMAGLFALASDQIIEGHSMIYWEELTAVESSRRSEQESMNNEPSSVFQTSNSSVVLNNSANHKNGEIAMVQASADGDISRGRRSLNSSQTARLTVEGSLKVHEAIIESTYAMYANAFHYATVSAAFAKPVELHTYKFPYTLRFPRPLEPPIPPPVIKETSKKNKSGKSKEKKKRRSETPDDIPPPPAPSMTDEEIIAEKRKFILPLKDSIEAPRLLERYAERPPSDNGNTNIGSGKKGVKGTKGKRK; from the exons ATGATTAACGAATCGATTGAGTTCGAGATTGATCGTGAACTGAATGCTCGGGATTTAATCGG AACCCTCGGAAGAAAGCTCGGAATCTATGACTATCAGACTAACATGGCGACCTTTTGGCTCCTCGACGCAATTGCTCTCGAAGTAGTTCGGTGGAGCTCAGAACTCAATTCCTCAGAACTGGGTATATTAGTCAGCTGGATTGCGGGGGAGGCAAAACTCATTCAAG ACAAGCAGCTCAGTCGGACGGAATTCTTCCAGGAAATGGCTGGGTTATTTGCACTAGCATCAGACCAGATAATCGAAGGTCACTCAATGATTTACTGGGAAGAACTAACCGCCGTGGAATCGTCAAGACGAAGTGAACAGGAATCAATGAACAATGAACCGAGTTCTGTATTTCAAACGTCAAACAG TTCTGTTGTCCTGAACAATTCAGCAAACCACAAAAACGGGGAAATAGCAATGGTGCAGGCATCAGCCGATGGTGACATTTCGAGGGGTCGAAGAAGCCTGAATTCAAGCCAAACAGCTCGTTTGACGGTTGAAGGCTCGTTGAAAGTTCACGAAGCAATAATAGAGTCAACTTACGCAAT GTATGCCAATGCGTTTCACTACGCTACGGTGAGTGCAGCTTTTGCGAAGCCAGTGGAACTCCACACATACAAATTCCCATACACTCTACGTTTTCCGAGGCCATTGGAGCCACCGATTCCACCTCCAGTAATTAAGGAAACatcgaagaaaaacaagtcCGGGAAAAGTAAAG agaaaaagaaacgcagGTCTGAAACACCCGACGATATTCCACCGCCCCCAGCCCCATCAATGACAGACGAGGAAATAATCGCTGAGAAGAGAAAGTTCATCCTGCCACTCAAGGACTCCATCGAGGCGCCTCGCCTTCTTGAACGGTATGCAGAACGGCCGCCAAGCGATAATGGAAACACCAATATTGGCTCTGGTAAAAAGGGGGTTAAGGGTACAAAGGGAAAGCGTAAATGA
- the LOC107227257 gene encoding RCC1 domain-containing protein 1, with the protein MKIYYTGLNNSELFCDEEGSVKQVIDKFTIVPFTGIDDLEIGWNYILLWRDKELFISGKINLNESTEVTDKIPVLLKLPEEMEGCVQAIPGKETITILSVKHEIWQYKVFDKMWKQVSNFIQAADDNSDQEYTVKIFQGGCTVALTNFGRVYNIPILVDMPKRVKFTDVACGFDHTIILAENGEVYSMGMGSRGQLGHGDLEDCDNPTIIEALAGLKVVQISAAGWHSAVVTDQGDLYTWGWNTEGQMGIPDEGTKVYATPKPVDFMDTDGRAFDASVKKAQCGNAFTICMMDDNSMWGCGSNKYGQLGMSRDALTNSRTFLKLNTAIDEKEIKNFKCREWGAIIITD; encoded by the exons ATGAAGATATATTACACTGGTTTAAACAACAGCGAATTATTTTGCGACGAAGAGGGGAGCGTGAAACAAgttattgataaatttacaATCGTACCCTTTACGGGAATCGACGATTTGGAAATAGGATGGAATTACATTCTTTTATGGCGGGATAAGGAACTTTTCATTTCTGGTAAAATAAATCTCAATGAGTCGACTGAAGTCACTGACAAGATTCCGGTCTTACTCAAACTACCGGAAGAAATGGAAGG ATGCGTACAAGCAATTCCTGGCAAGGAAACGATTACAATTTTATCCGTGAAGCACGAAATTTGGCAGTACAAAGTATTCGACAAAATGTGGAAAcaggtttcaaatttcattcaagcGGCTGACGATAATTCGGATCAAGAATATACGGTGAAAATCTTTCAAGGCGGCTGCACCGTAGCCTTGACAAATTTCG gTAGAGTATACAATATTCCAATATTGGTAGACATGCCAAAGCGGGTGAAATTCACAGACGTTGCTTGCGGCTTCGATCACACGATTATATTGGCTGAGAACGGAGAGGTTTATTCAATGGGAATGGGAAG CCGTGGTCAATTGGGGCACGGTGACCTTGAAGACTGTGATAATCCAACGATAATAGAGGCACTGGCTGGTCTGAAGGTGGTTCAGATCTCCGCTGCGGGTTGGCATAGCGCAGTGGTCACAGATCAg GGTGATTTATACACGTGGGGTTGGAACACAGAGGGTCAAATGGGAATTCCAGATGAAGGCACGAAGGTTTATGCAACCCCAAAACCGGTTGATTTTATGGATACCGATGGCCGCGCTTTTGACGCGTCGGTAAAAAAGGCACAATGCGGCAATGCGTTCACCATTTGCATGATGG ATGACAACTCGATGTGGGGATGTGGATCGAATAAATATGGGCAGCTGGGTATGTCCAGAGACGCGTTGACGAATTCGaggacatttttgaaactaaaTACTGCAATTGATGAGAAGGAGATCAAGAATTTCAAATGTCGGGAGTGGGGTGCCATCATCATCACAGATTAA
- the LOC107227258 gene encoding ADP-ribosylation factor-like protein 3 isoform X1: MLTTFQGLLSILRKLRSNPDRELRLLLLGLDNAGKTTLLKSLASEDITQVTPTQGFNIKSVQSEGFKLNVWDIGGAKKIRPYWRNYFENTDVLIYVVDSADIKRLDETGRELAELLMEDKLRNVPLLVYANKQDLAQAVTAAEIAEGLGLHNIKDRDWQIQSCIATEGKGVKDGLEWACKSIKKK; the protein is encoded by the exons ATG TTGACCACATTTCAGGGGCTGCTGTCCATCCTGCGTAAGCTGCGATCGAATCCGGACAGAGAGTTGAGGCTACTTTTACTGGGTCTTGACAACGCGGGGAAAACAACGCTCCTGAAATCGTTGGCCAGTGAAGATATCACGCAG GTAACGCCAACCCAAGGCTTCAACATAAAAAGCGTACAGAGCGAAGGGTTCAAGCTAAACGTCTGGGACATCGGCGGTGCAAAGAAGATAAGGCCGTACTGGAGAAACTACTTCGAGAACACGGACGTGCTG ATTTACGTCGTGGACAGCGCAGATATTAAGCGACTGGACGAGACGGGGAGGGAATTGGCCGAGCTTCTGATGGAGGACAAGCTTCGCAACGTTCCTCTTCTCGTCTATGCCAACAAACAAGACCTTGCCCAGGCCGTAACTGCAGCTGAGATCGCCGAAGGACTTGGACTCCACAACATCAAGGATCGTGACTGGCAGATACAATCTTGCATCGCGACGGAAGGAAAGGGGGTCAAG GATGGTTTGGAATGGGCCTGTAAAAGCATCAAGAAAAAATAG
- the LOC107227258 gene encoding ADP-ribosylation factor-like protein 3 isoform X2, whose protein sequence is MGLLSILRKLRSNPDRELRLLLLGLDNAGKTTLLKSLASEDITQVTPTQGFNIKSVQSEGFKLNVWDIGGAKKIRPYWRNYFENTDVLIYVVDSADIKRLDETGRELAELLMEDKLRNVPLLVYANKQDLAQAVTAAEIAEGLGLHNIKDRDWQIQSCIATEGKGVKDGLEWACKSIKKK, encoded by the exons ATG GGGCTGCTGTCCATCCTGCGTAAGCTGCGATCGAATCCGGACAGAGAGTTGAGGCTACTTTTACTGGGTCTTGACAACGCGGGGAAAACAACGCTCCTGAAATCGTTGGCCAGTGAAGATATCACGCAG GTAACGCCAACCCAAGGCTTCAACATAAAAAGCGTACAGAGCGAAGGGTTCAAGCTAAACGTCTGGGACATCGGCGGTGCAAAGAAGATAAGGCCGTACTGGAGAAACTACTTCGAGAACACGGACGTGCTG ATTTACGTCGTGGACAGCGCAGATATTAAGCGACTGGACGAGACGGGGAGGGAATTGGCCGAGCTTCTGATGGAGGACAAGCTTCGCAACGTTCCTCTTCTCGTCTATGCCAACAAACAAGACCTTGCCCAGGCCGTAACTGCAGCTGAGATCGCCGAAGGACTTGGACTCCACAACATCAAGGATCGTGACTGGCAGATACAATCTTGCATCGCGACGGAAGGAAAGGGGGTCAAG GATGGTTTGGAATGGGCCTGTAAAAGCATCAAGAAAAAATAG
- the LOC107227253 gene encoding uncharacterized protein LOC107227253 isoform X4 — protein sequence MRIIRIAIFFLCAGLVSCEEDSEGDAAAALVEAARALFNDKETVGGLQGMASAFMQSGAGKQVNEMLAGGNGNGAGQILSGIGSLLAGAGGQGGGNPLVNSVLESFMQSGKGASRSRRESESEGNGGFDFETMINMASMFMGDNPGANAEGIMGFLPMLLQNFGGDGSAGGSSGVKKHDHSGHSWFLPPILENAHIMWEHFSNSELGQTLWKNSGLANIVGTMTNQDGSLQYEKIFQSFENPSFRRRWVRSLTNYVADWISHVSDPATRQRYLTTVQYVGNGFLKSQGYPKSAMFDPAKPAESLSRLTDATAKRFLNMKIDSQKYVRPALAYFQELTSLASQKGFIVSHINANELSNKLSNTMNNDFIEPLLKVYRAYKWGTKRPECAAHILCVINEKDKEPSPTLRQGLTRFASYPAAWFLSNRIGQNFWTLYAAVSESERCFAKHPVDCSDFHEEEVRVTTEAIHSEL from the exons ATGCGGATCATCAGGATAGCGATATTCTTCCTCTGCGCAGGACTCGTATCCTGCGAAGAAGATTCCGAAGGCGATGCTGCGGCCGCATTGGTCGAAGCTGCTCGGGCTCTTTTTAACGACAAGGAAACTGTCGGAGGACTTCAAGGCATGGCAAGTGCTTTCATGCAATCCGGTGCCGGAAAGCAG GTGAACGAGATGCTGGCAGGTGGAAACGGAAACGGAGCCGGTCAAATTTTGTCCGGTATCGGAAGTCTTCTAGCCGGTGCCGGTGGCCAGGGTGGAGGTAATCCATTGGTCAACAGCGTACTCGAGAGTTTCATGCAAAGTGGTAAAGGAGCATCGAGGAGCAGACGAGAATCCGAAAGCGAGGGAAACGGGGGCTTTGACTTTGAGACCATGATCAACATGGCCAGCATGTTCATGGGAGACAATCCCGGCGCCAACGCCGAGGGTATCATGGGATTCCTACCCATGCTGCTCCAGAACTTTGGAGGCGATGGTTCCGCCGGAGGCAGCAGCGGTGTCAAGAAGCACGACCATTCCGGACACTCCTGGTTCCTGCCTCCGATCTTAGAGAACGCTCACATCATGTGGGAACACTTTAG TAACTCTGAGCTTGGACAAACTCTGTGGAAAAACAGCGGGCTGGCTAATATCGTTGGTACAATGACCAACCAGGACGGTAGTCTGCAGTACGAGAAGATATTCCAGAGCTTCGAGAATCCAAGTTTTCGACGTCGGTGGGTCAGGAGCTTGACGAACTACGTTGCTGATTGGATTTCCCACGTTTCAGACCCCGCCACGCGACAGCGGTATCTCACGACCGTTCAGTACGTTGGAAACGGGTTCCTAAAGTCCCAAGGATACCCAAAGTCCGCTATGTTCGATCCTGCCAAGCCAGCGGAGAGTCTGTCCAG GCTTACCGACGCAACGGCCAAACGGTTCCTCAACATGAAGATAGACAGTCAAAAGTACGTCAGGCCGGCTTTGGCCTACTTTCAGGAACTGACCAGTCTGGCTTCGCAGAAGGGATTCATCGTCTCTCACATAAACGCCAACGAGCTCAGCAACAAGCTCAGTAACACCATGAACAACGATTTCATCGAGCCCTTGCTAAAG GTATACCGAGCCTACAAGTGGGGCACGAAAAGGCCAGAGTGTGCAGCCCACATTCTCTGCGTCATCAACGAAAAGGACAAGGAACCGTCACCGACGCTTCGTCAAGGACTAACAAGGTTCGCGAGTTACCCGGCCGCTTGGTTCCTCAGCAACAGAATAGGCCAAAATTTCTGGACTCTTTACGCGGCGGTCAGCGAAAGCGAACGTTGCTTT GCCAAGCACCCGGTCGACTGCAGCGATTTTCACGAAGAAGAAGTCAGGGTGACAACCGAGGCGATACACAGTGAACTTTAA
- the LOC107227253 gene encoding uncharacterized protein LOC107227253 isoform X2 — protein sequence MHSTVTVYVGRTILGKRLIGTFHDQCMIMILQSSMILSFYTMRIIRIAIFFLCAGLVSCEEDSEGDAAAALVEAARALFNDKETVGGLQGMASAFMQSGAGKQVNEMLAGGNGNGAGQILSGIGSLLAGAGGQGGGNPLVNSVLESFMQSGKGASRSRRESESEGNGGFDFETMINMASMFMGDNPGANAEGIMGFLPMLLQNFGGDGSAGGSSGVKKHDHSGHSWFLPPILENAHIMWEHFSNSELGQTLWKNSGLANIVGTMTNQDGSLQYEKIFQSFENPSFRRRWVRSLTNYVADWISHVSDPATRQRYLTTVQYVGNGFLKSQGYPKSAMFDPAKPAESLSRLTDATAKRFLNMKIDSQKYVRPALAYFQELTSLASQKGFIVSHINANELSNKLSNTMNNDFIEPLLKVYRAYKWGTKRPECAAHILCVINEKDKEPSPTLRQGLTRFASYPAAWFLSNRIGQNFWTLYAAVSESERCFAKHPVDCSDFHEEEVRVTTEAIHSEL from the exons TTTTACACCATGCGGATCATCAGGATAGCGATATTCTTCCTCTGCGCAGGACTCGTATCCTGCGAAGAAGATTCCGAAGGCGATGCTGCGGCCGCATTGGTCGAAGCTGCTCGGGCTCTTTTTAACGACAAGGAAACTGTCGGAGGACTTCAAGGCATGGCAAGTGCTTTCATGCAATCCGGTGCCGGAAAGCAG GTGAACGAGATGCTGGCAGGTGGAAACGGAAACGGAGCCGGTCAAATTTTGTCCGGTATCGGAAGTCTTCTAGCCGGTGCCGGTGGCCAGGGTGGAGGTAATCCATTGGTCAACAGCGTACTCGAGAGTTTCATGCAAAGTGGTAAAGGAGCATCGAGGAGCAGACGAGAATCCGAAAGCGAGGGAAACGGGGGCTTTGACTTTGAGACCATGATCAACATGGCCAGCATGTTCATGGGAGACAATCCCGGCGCCAACGCCGAGGGTATCATGGGATTCCTACCCATGCTGCTCCAGAACTTTGGAGGCGATGGTTCCGCCGGAGGCAGCAGCGGTGTCAAGAAGCACGACCATTCCGGACACTCCTGGTTCCTGCCTCCGATCTTAGAGAACGCTCACATCATGTGGGAACACTTTAG TAACTCTGAGCTTGGACAAACTCTGTGGAAAAACAGCGGGCTGGCTAATATCGTTGGTACAATGACCAACCAGGACGGTAGTCTGCAGTACGAGAAGATATTCCAGAGCTTCGAGAATCCAAGTTTTCGACGTCGGTGGGTCAGGAGCTTGACGAACTACGTTGCTGATTGGATTTCCCACGTTTCAGACCCCGCCACGCGACAGCGGTATCTCACGACCGTTCAGTACGTTGGAAACGGGTTCCTAAAGTCCCAAGGATACCCAAAGTCCGCTATGTTCGATCCTGCCAAGCCAGCGGAGAGTCTGTCCAG GCTTACCGACGCAACGGCCAAACGGTTCCTCAACATGAAGATAGACAGTCAAAAGTACGTCAGGCCGGCTTTGGCCTACTTTCAGGAACTGACCAGTCTGGCTTCGCAGAAGGGATTCATCGTCTCTCACATAAACGCCAACGAGCTCAGCAACAAGCTCAGTAACACCATGAACAACGATTTCATCGAGCCCTTGCTAAAG GTATACCGAGCCTACAAGTGGGGCACGAAAAGGCCAGAGTGTGCAGCCCACATTCTCTGCGTCATCAACGAAAAGGACAAGGAACCGTCACCGACGCTTCGTCAAGGACTAACAAGGTTCGCGAGTTACCCGGCCGCTTGGTTCCTCAGCAACAGAATAGGCCAAAATTTCTGGACTCTTTACGCGGCGGTCAGCGAAAGCGAACGTTGCTTT GCCAAGCACCCGGTCGACTGCAGCGATTTTCACGAAGAAGAAGTCAGGGTGACAACCGAGGCGATACACAGTGAACTTTAA
- the LOC107227253 gene encoding uncharacterized protein LOC107227253 isoform X3, protein MFYTMRIIRIAIFFLCAGLVSCEEDSEGDAAAALVEAARALFNDKETVGGLQGMASAFMQSGAGKQVNEMLAGGNGNGAGQILSGIGSLLAGAGGQGGGNPLVNSVLESFMQSGKGASRSRRESESEGNGGFDFETMINMASMFMGDNPGANAEGIMGFLPMLLQNFGGDGSAGGSSGVKKHDHSGHSWFLPPILENAHIMWEHFSNSELGQTLWKNSGLANIVGTMTNQDGSLQYEKIFQSFENPSFRRRWVRSLTNYVADWISHVSDPATRQRYLTTVQYVGNGFLKSQGYPKSAMFDPAKPAESLSRLTDATAKRFLNMKIDSQKYVRPALAYFQELTSLASQKGFIVSHINANELSNKLSNTMNNDFIEPLLKVYRAYKWGTKRPECAAHILCVINEKDKEPSPTLRQGLTRFASYPAAWFLSNRIGQNFWTLYAAVSESERCFAKHPVDCSDFHEEEVRVTTEAIHSEL, encoded by the exons TTTTACACCATGCGGATCATCAGGATAGCGATATTCTTCCTCTGCGCAGGACTCGTATCCTGCGAAGAAGATTCCGAAGGCGATGCTGCGGCCGCATTGGTCGAAGCTGCTCGGGCTCTTTTTAACGACAAGGAAACTGTCGGAGGACTTCAAGGCATGGCAAGTGCTTTCATGCAATCCGGTGCCGGAAAGCAG GTGAACGAGATGCTGGCAGGTGGAAACGGAAACGGAGCCGGTCAAATTTTGTCCGGTATCGGAAGTCTTCTAGCCGGTGCCGGTGGCCAGGGTGGAGGTAATCCATTGGTCAACAGCGTACTCGAGAGTTTCATGCAAAGTGGTAAAGGAGCATCGAGGAGCAGACGAGAATCCGAAAGCGAGGGAAACGGGGGCTTTGACTTTGAGACCATGATCAACATGGCCAGCATGTTCATGGGAGACAATCCCGGCGCCAACGCCGAGGGTATCATGGGATTCCTACCCATGCTGCTCCAGAACTTTGGAGGCGATGGTTCCGCCGGAGGCAGCAGCGGTGTCAAGAAGCACGACCATTCCGGACACTCCTGGTTCCTGCCTCCGATCTTAGAGAACGCTCACATCATGTGGGAACACTTTAG TAACTCTGAGCTTGGACAAACTCTGTGGAAAAACAGCGGGCTGGCTAATATCGTTGGTACAATGACCAACCAGGACGGTAGTCTGCAGTACGAGAAGATATTCCAGAGCTTCGAGAATCCAAGTTTTCGACGTCGGTGGGTCAGGAGCTTGACGAACTACGTTGCTGATTGGATTTCCCACGTTTCAGACCCCGCCACGCGACAGCGGTATCTCACGACCGTTCAGTACGTTGGAAACGGGTTCCTAAAGTCCCAAGGATACCCAAAGTCCGCTATGTTCGATCCTGCCAAGCCAGCGGAGAGTCTGTCCAG GCTTACCGACGCAACGGCCAAACGGTTCCTCAACATGAAGATAGACAGTCAAAAGTACGTCAGGCCGGCTTTGGCCTACTTTCAGGAACTGACCAGTCTGGCTTCGCAGAAGGGATTCATCGTCTCTCACATAAACGCCAACGAGCTCAGCAACAAGCTCAGTAACACCATGAACAACGATTTCATCGAGCCCTTGCTAAAG GTATACCGAGCCTACAAGTGGGGCACGAAAAGGCCAGAGTGTGCAGCCCACATTCTCTGCGTCATCAACGAAAAGGACAAGGAACCGTCACCGACGCTTCGTCAAGGACTAACAAGGTTCGCGAGTTACCCGGCCGCTTGGTTCCTCAGCAACAGAATAGGCCAAAATTTCTGGACTCTTTACGCGGCGGTCAGCGAAAGCGAACGTTGCTTT GCCAAGCACCCGGTCGACTGCAGCGATTTTCACGAAGAAGAAGTCAGGGTGACAACCGAGGCGATACACAGTGAACTTTAA
- the LOC107227253 gene encoding uncharacterized protein LOC107227253 isoform X1 translates to MASNHSETLCLGPVQSPRVHLECDISANDAKVSFALCECGDTFYTMRIIRIAIFFLCAGLVSCEEDSEGDAAAALVEAARALFNDKETVGGLQGMASAFMQSGAGKQVNEMLAGGNGNGAGQILSGIGSLLAGAGGQGGGNPLVNSVLESFMQSGKGASRSRRESESEGNGGFDFETMINMASMFMGDNPGANAEGIMGFLPMLLQNFGGDGSAGGSSGVKKHDHSGHSWFLPPILENAHIMWEHFSNSELGQTLWKNSGLANIVGTMTNQDGSLQYEKIFQSFENPSFRRRWVRSLTNYVADWISHVSDPATRQRYLTTVQYVGNGFLKSQGYPKSAMFDPAKPAESLSRLTDATAKRFLNMKIDSQKYVRPALAYFQELTSLASQKGFIVSHINANELSNKLSNTMNNDFIEPLLKVYRAYKWGTKRPECAAHILCVINEKDKEPSPTLRQGLTRFASYPAAWFLSNRIGQNFWTLYAAVSESERCFAKHPVDCSDFHEEEVRVTTEAIHSEL, encoded by the exons TTTTACACCATGCGGATCATCAGGATAGCGATATTCTTCCTCTGCGCAGGACTCGTATCCTGCGAAGAAGATTCCGAAGGCGATGCTGCGGCCGCATTGGTCGAAGCTGCTCGGGCTCTTTTTAACGACAAGGAAACTGTCGGAGGACTTCAAGGCATGGCAAGTGCTTTCATGCAATCCGGTGCCGGAAAGCAG GTGAACGAGATGCTGGCAGGTGGAAACGGAAACGGAGCCGGTCAAATTTTGTCCGGTATCGGAAGTCTTCTAGCCGGTGCCGGTGGCCAGGGTGGAGGTAATCCATTGGTCAACAGCGTACTCGAGAGTTTCATGCAAAGTGGTAAAGGAGCATCGAGGAGCAGACGAGAATCCGAAAGCGAGGGAAACGGGGGCTTTGACTTTGAGACCATGATCAACATGGCCAGCATGTTCATGGGAGACAATCCCGGCGCCAACGCCGAGGGTATCATGGGATTCCTACCCATGCTGCTCCAGAACTTTGGAGGCGATGGTTCCGCCGGAGGCAGCAGCGGTGTCAAGAAGCACGACCATTCCGGACACTCCTGGTTCCTGCCTCCGATCTTAGAGAACGCTCACATCATGTGGGAACACTTTAG TAACTCTGAGCTTGGACAAACTCTGTGGAAAAACAGCGGGCTGGCTAATATCGTTGGTACAATGACCAACCAGGACGGTAGTCTGCAGTACGAGAAGATATTCCAGAGCTTCGAGAATCCAAGTTTTCGACGTCGGTGGGTCAGGAGCTTGACGAACTACGTTGCTGATTGGATTTCCCACGTTTCAGACCCCGCCACGCGACAGCGGTATCTCACGACCGTTCAGTACGTTGGAAACGGGTTCCTAAAGTCCCAAGGATACCCAAAGTCCGCTATGTTCGATCCTGCCAAGCCAGCGGAGAGTCTGTCCAG GCTTACCGACGCAACGGCCAAACGGTTCCTCAACATGAAGATAGACAGTCAAAAGTACGTCAGGCCGGCTTTGGCCTACTTTCAGGAACTGACCAGTCTGGCTTCGCAGAAGGGATTCATCGTCTCTCACATAAACGCCAACGAGCTCAGCAACAAGCTCAGTAACACCATGAACAACGATTTCATCGAGCCCTTGCTAAAG GTATACCGAGCCTACAAGTGGGGCACGAAAAGGCCAGAGTGTGCAGCCCACATTCTCTGCGTCATCAACGAAAAGGACAAGGAACCGTCACCGACGCTTCGTCAAGGACTAACAAGGTTCGCGAGTTACCCGGCCGCTTGGTTCCTCAGCAACAGAATAGGCCAAAATTTCTGGACTCTTTACGCGGCGGTCAGCGAAAGCGAACGTTGCTTT GCCAAGCACCCGGTCGACTGCAGCGATTTTCACGAAGAAGAAGTCAGGGTGACAACCGAGGCGATACACAGTGAACTTTAA